A region of Pyxidicoccus parkwaysis DNA encodes the following proteins:
- a CDS encoding GAF domain-containing sensor histidine kinase: MVGPQSTPGGCPPRGRGGGRRAIRDLSPGRVARVTRDVHLHCVSDETSPQSQGERRDRLLQALESLLALPAAELRPTMDKATLLISELLKADKVDVFFLDTSTQTLVAVGTSDTPMGRKQRALGLDRLPLANGGRSVQVYESDQPFMSNRQHEDPEELPGIKHRLGVKSSLMVPLPIGGETRGVLGVCSAQPDFFIPDDLRFLVAVARWVGAVAHRVELVQELTKLATRGARRAAAEELVTVLAHDMANHLMPLRARIELIQRRARRDNAADYLRDAEGAATSLKALSRLIGDLLDVSRLDQGLFTMRPQPVDVVALAKEVAATMRSPGRAVEYRGPDELVVIADPDRLRQILENLTANALKHSPPGLPVGVDVQWQVRPEGRWARITVSNQGPGIAPEVMDTLFERFARGPGSTGLGLGLYLSRRIALAHGGTLEVTSTPGAGTRFEVALPEAPSPVTE; this comes from the coding sequence ATGGTGGGGCCTCAGAGCACTCCCGGCGGCTGCCCGCCGCGCGGCCGCGGAGGCGGGCGGCGCGCCATCCGCGACCTGAGCCCCGGCCGGGTGGCCCGCGTCACCCGGGACGTCCACCTTCACTGCGTGAGTGACGAAACATCACCCCAGAGTCAGGGAGAGCGCAGGGACCGCCTGCTCCAGGCTCTGGAGAGCCTGCTCGCGCTCCCGGCGGCCGAGCTGCGGCCGACGATGGACAAGGCCACCCTGCTCATCTCCGAGCTGCTCAAGGCCGACAAGGTGGACGTCTTCTTCCTCGACACGTCCACGCAGACGCTGGTGGCGGTGGGGACGAGCGACACCCCCATGGGGCGCAAGCAGCGCGCGCTGGGGCTGGACCGGCTGCCGCTGGCCAACGGCGGCCGCTCCGTCCAGGTGTACGAGTCCGACCAGCCCTTCATGAGCAACCGCCAGCACGAGGACCCGGAGGAGCTGCCCGGCATCAAGCACCGGCTGGGCGTGAAGTCCTCGCTGATGGTGCCACTGCCCATTGGCGGTGAGACGCGGGGCGTGCTGGGCGTGTGCTCGGCCCAGCCGGACTTCTTCATCCCGGACGACCTGCGCTTCCTGGTGGCGGTGGCCCGCTGGGTGGGGGCGGTGGCCCACCGGGTGGAGCTGGTGCAGGAGCTGACGAAGCTGGCCACGCGGGGCGCGCGCCGTGCGGCGGCCGAGGAGCTCGTCACGGTGCTGGCCCACGACATGGCCAACCACCTCATGCCCCTGCGCGCGCGCATCGAGCTCATCCAACGGCGTGCCCGGCGCGACAACGCCGCGGACTACCTGCGGGACGCGGAGGGGGCCGCCACCTCCCTCAAGGCGCTCTCCCGGCTCATCGGTGACCTGCTGGACGTCAGCCGCCTGGACCAGGGCCTCTTCACGATGCGCCCGCAGCCGGTGGACGTGGTGGCCCTGGCAAAGGAGGTGGCCGCCACCATGCGCTCGCCCGGGCGCGCGGTGGAGTACCGGGGGCCAGACGAGCTGGTCGTCATCGCCGACCCGGACCGTCTGCGCCAGATATTGGAGAACCTCACCGCGAACGCGCTGAAGCACTCACCGCCGGGCCTCCCCGTGGGCGTGGACGTGCAGTGGCAGGTGCGCCCCGAGGGGCGCTGGGCGCGCATCACCGTGAGCAACCAGGGGCCCGGCATCGCCCCCGAGGTGATGGACACCCTCTTCGAGCGCTTCGCGCGCGGCCCCGGCTCCACTGGGCTGGGCCTGGGCCTGTACCTCTCGCGCCGGATTGCCCTCGCGCACGGGGGCACGCTGGAGGTGACGTCCACCCCCGGCGCCGGCACGCGCTTCGAGGTCGCCCTGCCCGAGGCCCCGAGCCCCGTCACGGAGTAG
- a CDS encoding gamma carbonic anhydrase family protein, with protein MGTSLPPVSPNGVPTGGAAHFSLASSARVLGTLHLGPGAIIAQGAVVRSLGGAVRLGAGAALLENTTVTGTAEHPVNIGERAVIGHRAVVLGAEVGALSEVGSGSILMPFARLGARCLVADGTVIPSGMVVPDESVVEGRPGRVLRRATDEDLERLRRLRGGSLALPGQPLTAFSARDRAEDAPMGQLYTFRDKHPLVHPTATLFSTAEVSGDVVIGAGCIIASGVKIVGDSDGPVRIGSGVQILSNTVLHLPQGSTLVLEDGVIIGPGCMVHGSHVGAGTVVEPGAILCEGSRLGRGCLVTAGSVVGPMASFPDGARVEGFPAVQAGTLSSPPPPPRWALRPEDLSGLRRVG; from the coding sequence ATGGGAACGAGCTTGCCGCCCGTCAGCCCGAACGGGGTGCCCACCGGGGGGGCCGCGCATTTCAGTCTCGCCAGCAGCGCCCGCGTGCTCGGGACGCTCCACCTGGGCCCGGGCGCCATCATCGCCCAGGGCGCGGTGGTCCGCTCCCTGGGCGGCGCGGTGCGACTGGGCGCGGGCGCGGCCCTGCTGGAGAACACCACCGTCACCGGCACCGCCGAGCACCCCGTCAACATCGGCGAGCGCGCGGTGATTGGCCACCGCGCCGTCGTGCTGGGTGCGGAGGTGGGCGCCCTGTCCGAGGTGGGCAGCGGCTCCATCCTCATGCCCTTCGCCCGCCTGGGCGCACGCTGCCTCGTGGCCGATGGCACCGTCATTCCCTCCGGCATGGTGGTGCCGGACGAGTCCGTGGTGGAAGGCCGCCCCGGCCGCGTCCTCCGCCGCGCCACCGACGAGGACCTGGAGCGGCTGCGCAGGCTCCGCGGCGGAAGCCTCGCGCTGCCCGGCCAACCCCTCACCGCCTTTTCCGCTAGAGACCGCGCCGAGGACGCCCCCATGGGACAGCTCTATACGTTTCGGGACAAGCACCCGCTGGTCCACCCGACGGCCACCCTCTTCTCCACCGCCGAGGTGTCCGGCGACGTCGTCATCGGCGCCGGCTGCATCATCGCCTCCGGGGTGAAGATTGTCGGCGACTCCGACGGGCCGGTGCGCATCGGCTCGGGCGTGCAGATTCTCTCCAACACCGTGTTGCATCTGCCACAGGGTAGCACCCTGGTGTTGGAGGACGGCGTCATCATCGGCCCGGGCTGCATGGTGCATGGCAGCCATGTGGGCGCGGGCACGGTGGTGGAGCCGGGTGCCATCCTGTGCGAAGGCAGCCGGCTGGGGCGCGGCTGCCTCGTCACGGCGGGCAGCGTGGTGGGCCCCATGGCCAGCTTCCCGGACGGCGCGCGGGTGGAGGGCTTCCCGGCGGTGCAGGCGGGCACCCTCTCCTCGCCGCCACCGCCGCCGCGCTGGGCCCTGCGGCCCGAGGACCTGTCCGGCCTGCGGCGCGTGGGGTAG
- a CDS encoding MATE family efflux transporter, with amino-acid sequence MSESSPAGAQDAPGVEAERPPESAVPGLWSSLKEAVHGTRQDLTKLPIRRAIFLLSVPMVLEMVMESVFAVVDVFFVGRLGADAVATVGLTESLLTIIYAAAMGLSIGATALVSRRIGEGDPERAARTAVQAIGLGVALAIPVAVGGVIFARPLMALMGGSPWVLEHGVRYTQVMLGGMGSVLLLFLINAIFRGAGDAAISMRVLWLANAINIFLAPLLIFGVGPFPKMGVVGAAVATTFGRSCGVVYQLYRLSRGDGRLRVRREHLKLEAGTMLSMLKLSGAGTAQALVNTTSWVVLARIVAMFGSPAVAGYTIAMRIVLFALLPSWGLANAATTLVGQSLGARKPERGEQAVWTAARINAVFLGTLGLAFFLGAEPLVAAFAREPEVVLHAAHALRLVSSGFLFYAFGMVVSQAFNGAGDTTTPTILNICCFWLLEVPLAWVLSEPMGMGPSGVFLSVAVAFSVLAVAAVILFRRGTWKHREV; translated from the coding sequence ATGTCGGAATCATCTCCCGCTGGCGCGCAAGACGCGCCGGGGGTCGAGGCGGAACGTCCGCCCGAAAGCGCGGTCCCCGGTCTCTGGTCATCTCTCAAGGAAGCCGTACACGGGACGCGGCAGGACCTCACGAAGCTTCCCATCCGGCGGGCCATCTTCCTCCTCTCCGTACCCATGGTGCTGGAGATGGTGATGGAGTCCGTCTTCGCCGTGGTGGACGTCTTCTTCGTCGGCCGCCTGGGTGCGGACGCGGTGGCGACGGTGGGGCTGACGGAGTCGCTGCTCACCATCATCTACGCCGCGGCCATGGGGCTCTCCATCGGTGCCACCGCGCTGGTGTCCCGGCGCATCGGCGAAGGAGACCCGGAGCGCGCCGCGCGCACCGCCGTGCAGGCCATTGGCCTGGGCGTGGCGCTGGCGATTCCGGTGGCGGTGGGCGGCGTCATCTTCGCGCGGCCGCTGATGGCGCTGATGGGCGGCTCGCCGTGGGTGCTGGAGCACGGCGTGCGCTACACGCAGGTGATGCTGGGCGGCATGGGCAGCGTGCTGCTGCTCTTCCTCATCAACGCCATCTTCCGGGGCGCCGGTGACGCGGCCATCTCCATGCGAGTGCTGTGGCTGGCCAACGCCATCAACATCTTCCTCGCGCCGCTGCTCATCTTCGGCGTGGGACCCTTCCCGAAGATGGGCGTCGTGGGCGCGGCGGTGGCCACCACGTTCGGCCGTAGCTGCGGCGTGGTGTACCAGCTCTACCGGCTGTCGCGCGGGGACGGACGGCTGCGGGTGCGGCGCGAGCACCTGAAGCTGGAGGCGGGCACCATGCTCTCCATGCTGAAGCTGTCCGGCGCGGGCACCGCGCAGGCGCTGGTGAACACCACGAGCTGGGTGGTGCTGGCACGCATCGTCGCCATGTTCGGCAGCCCGGCGGTGGCGGGCTACACCATCGCCATGCGCATCGTCCTCTTCGCGCTGCTGCCATCCTGGGGCCTGGCCAACGCGGCCACCACGCTGGTGGGGCAGAGCCTGGGCGCGCGCAAGCCCGAGCGCGGTGAGCAGGCGGTGTGGACGGCGGCGCGCATCAACGCCGTCTTCCTGGGCACGCTGGGGCTGGCGTTCTTCCTCGGCGCCGAGCCGCTGGTGGCCGCCTTCGCCCGCGAGCCGGAGGTCGTCTTGCACGCGGCCCACGCGCTGCGCCTCGTCAGCAGCGGCTTCCTCTTCTACGCGTTCGGCATGGTGGTGTCGCAGGCCTTCAACGGCGCGGGAGACACCACCACGCCCACCATCCTCAACATCTGCTGCTTCTGGTTGCTGGAAGTGCCGCTGGCGTGGGTGCTGTCCGAGCCGATGGGGATGGGGCCCTCGGGCGTCTTCCTGTCCGTCGCCGTCGCCTTCTCCGTGCTGGCGGTGGCCGCCGTCATCCTCTTCCGGCGCGGCACCTGGAAGCACCGCGAGGTGTAG
- a CDS encoding metal-dependent hydrolase family protein, with amino-acid sequence MRRTLLFASLVVSFTASAAEGPAAAPVAGASKSYVLKAARLFDAKAGKLVTPGVVVVQDGKVAAVGAGASAPAGAQVLDLGDATLLPGFMDSHTHLTGEPGTDWRQDVIDDFQRTIPEQTLESLPMVRRTLMAGFTTVRNLGAPDFIDIGLRNSIRRGTVVGPRIIAATVGLGSTGGHCDGGNSWRKGLLVEESTRGVADGPEALRAKVRENIKYGADLIKVCATGGVLSLNSDVDSPQLTQAELDAIVDEAHSRKRKVAAHAHGAEGAKRAIRAGVDSIEHGSLLDDEALDLMKKKGTWYVPTAMAFQGVRERADKGMLPEENIRKVRAVDEARRLALRKAIAKGVRIAFGTDAGVFEHGRNAGEFALMVEAGLPPVEALRAATVNAAELLGVSSTLGSLEPGKLADVVAVPGNPLQDIRKTEAVFFVMKEGVIYRNDTGAPAPSAAR; translated from the coding sequence ATGCGACGCACGCTCCTGTTCGCCTCCCTGGTGGTCTCCTTCACGGCTTCCGCGGCGGAGGGGCCTGCCGCTGCCCCTGTGGCGGGGGCTTCGAAATCGTATGTCCTCAAGGCCGCGCGCCTGTTCGACGCGAAGGCGGGGAAGCTCGTCACGCCGGGCGTGGTGGTGGTGCAGGACGGGAAGGTGGCGGCGGTGGGGGCGGGCGCGAGTGCTCCGGCTGGCGCGCAGGTGTTGGATTTGGGAGACGCCACGCTGCTGCCGGGCTTCATGGACTCGCACACGCACCTGACGGGCGAGCCCGGCACGGACTGGCGTCAGGACGTCATCGACGACTTCCAGCGCACGATTCCCGAGCAGACGCTGGAGTCGCTGCCCATGGTGCGCAGGACGCTGATGGCGGGCTTCACCACGGTGCGCAACCTGGGGGCGCCGGACTTCATCGACATCGGCCTGCGCAACTCCATCCGCCGGGGGACGGTGGTGGGGCCGCGCATCATCGCCGCGACGGTGGGGCTGGGGAGCACGGGCGGGCACTGCGACGGCGGCAACTCGTGGCGCAAGGGGCTGCTCGTGGAGGAGTCCACGCGCGGCGTGGCGGATGGCCCGGAGGCCCTGCGCGCGAAGGTGCGGGAGAACATCAAGTACGGCGCGGACCTCATCAAGGTGTGCGCCACGGGCGGGGTGCTGAGCCTGAACTCGGACGTGGACTCGCCGCAGCTCACGCAGGCGGAGCTGGATGCGATTGTCGACGAGGCGCACTCGCGCAAGCGCAAGGTGGCGGCGCACGCGCACGGAGCCGAGGGCGCGAAGCGGGCCATCCGCGCGGGCGTGGACTCGATTGAGCACGGCTCGCTGCTGGATGACGAGGCGCTGGATTTGATGAAGAAGAAGGGCACCTGGTACGTGCCCACGGCCATGGCCTTCCAGGGCGTGCGGGAGCGAGCGGACAAGGGGATGCTGCCGGAGGAGAACATCCGCAAGGTGCGCGCGGTGGACGAGGCGCGGAGGCTGGCCCTGCGCAAGGCGATTGCGAAGGGCGTGCGCATCGCCTTCGGCACGGACGCGGGCGTCTTCGAACACGGACGCAACGCGGGCGAGTTCGCGCTGATGGTGGAGGCGGGCCTGCCGCCCGTGGAGGCCCTGCGCGCGGCGACGGTGAACGCGGCGGAGCTGCTGGGCGTGTCCTCGACGCTGGGCTCGCTGGAGCCGGGGAAGCTGGCGGACGTGGTGGCGGTGCCGGGCAATCCGCTCCAGGACATCCGCAAGACGGAGGCGGTGTTCTTCGTGATGAAGGAAGGCGTCATCTACCGGAACGACACCGGAGCCCCGGCGCCGAGCGCCGCGCGCTGA
- a CDS encoding phosphatase PAP2 family protein → MRELLLRLNRRFAGRLATTVVVLLGTFQCYWWLNAHLPPRFDLSLPVDAAIPFLPWTYVVYTSFFVFPLVAAWALDAEEYVRMLGAVLAVNVLCYLGFFLFTSHFPRPPVESIESPYWREQFRVMWSQDLPGNTFPSLHVAVTVLGALRLRHRRAGALWLVWAALISVSTLTVKQHFVVDVFGGVAVALAAHAVFFRRWRATAARARALTPVIAGSSSEQVRS, encoded by the coding sequence ATGCGGGAGCTGCTGCTGCGCCTCAACCGCCGCTTCGCGGGTCGGCTGGCCACCACGGTGGTCGTCCTCCTCGGCACCTTCCAGTGTTACTGGTGGCTCAACGCGCACCTGCCGCCGCGCTTCGACTTGTCCCTGCCGGTGGACGCGGCCATTCCCTTCCTCCCGTGGACCTACGTCGTCTACACGTCGTTCTTCGTCTTCCCGCTCGTGGCCGCGTGGGCGCTGGATGCCGAGGAATACGTGCGCATGCTGGGCGCGGTGCTCGCCGTGAATGTGCTGTGCTACCTCGGCTTCTTCCTCTTCACGTCGCACTTCCCGCGCCCGCCGGTGGAGTCGATTGAGTCCCCGTACTGGCGCGAGCAGTTCCGGGTGATGTGGTCGCAGGATTTGCCGGGCAATACCTTCCCGAGCCTCCACGTCGCCGTCACCGTGCTCGGCGCGTTGAGGCTGCGTCACCGGCGCGCGGGGGCACTGTGGCTCGTGTGGGCCGCGCTCATCTCCGTGTCCACGCTCACCGTGAAGCAGCACTTCGTGGTGGATGTGTTCGGTGGAGTGGCGGTGGCACTCGCGGCGCATGCGGTGTTCTTCCGCCGGTGGCGCGCCACGGCGGCCCGCGCTCGTGCGCTGACACCTGTCATCGCGGGCAGCAGCTCGGAGCAGGTGCGCTCATGA
- a CDS encoding fatty acid desaturase, with product MSGARQATTPKERGEERTGSGAPTDIPAPPGRLNVVLALGIISGGVALQWLASHADTWPTVLGAGVAFSFLFLPLYSLLHEAEHRVFHAHPWVNEGFGTLLAAFFPGPFSFLRACHLGHHRRNRSDAELFDLYYPGDDVRRKRIIFYALYLGGFWLLVPLAMAVVLVAPGALRGRLVRDPSAVAMVEGIPESFMRRIRLECIAVVLLHVTLVLALDLSPARYLLLYALYGLNWSAQQYVTHAHSPRHVLDGAHNLRAHPLYESLLLHFNWHLAHHQHPRVPWLYLPRHDDPTRERPGYLSAFLRFWRGPQLAAMDAHSETHRSL from the coding sequence ATGAGCGGCGCGAGGCAGGCCACGACGCCAAAGGAACGCGGAGAGGAGCGCACAGGGAGCGGCGCTCCCACGGACATTCCCGCGCCACCAGGTCGGCTCAACGTGGTGCTGGCGCTGGGCATCATCTCCGGGGGCGTGGCATTGCAGTGGCTCGCCTCTCATGCGGACACGTGGCCCACGGTGCTGGGCGCGGGCGTGGCCTTCTCCTTCCTCTTCCTGCCGCTGTACTCACTGCTGCACGAGGCGGAGCACCGCGTCTTCCACGCGCACCCATGGGTCAACGAGGGCTTCGGTACGCTGCTCGCGGCCTTCTTTCCCGGGCCCTTCTCCTTCCTGCGCGCGTGTCACCTCGGGCACCACCGCCGCAATCGCAGCGATGCGGAGTTGTTCGACCTGTACTACCCGGGCGACGACGTGCGCCGGAAGCGCATCATCTTCTACGCGCTCTACCTGGGAGGCTTCTGGCTGCTGGTGCCGCTCGCGATGGCGGTGGTGCTGGTGGCGCCCGGAGCCCTGCGCGGAAGGCTGGTGAGAGACCCCTCCGCCGTGGCCATGGTCGAGGGCATCCCCGAGTCCTTCATGCGCCGCATCCGCCTGGAGTGCATCGCCGTGGTGCTGCTGCATGTGACACTGGTGCTCGCGCTGGACCTGTCCCCTGCGAGGTACCTGCTGCTGTACGCGCTCTATGGGCTCAACTGGTCCGCACAGCAGTACGTCACCCACGCGCACAGTCCCCGGCATGTGCTGGATGGAGCCCACAACCTGCGGGCCCACCCGCTCTACGAATCACTGTTGCTGCACTTCAACTGGCACCTGGCGCACCACCAGCACCCGCGCGTGCCATGGCTGTACCTGCCGCGCCATGACGACCCGACGCGCGAGCGGCCCGGCTACCTCTCGGCCTTCCTGCGCTTCTGGCGAGGCCCCCAGTTGGCGGCCATGGATGCACACAGCGAGACACACCGCTCGCTGTGA
- a CDS encoding NADP-dependent oxidoreductase produces the protein MPQSDTGNRRIVLAARPRGLPTPRDFRIEETSVPTPSEGQVLLRTLYLSLDPYMRELMNDVGPAYAPSVPLGETMAGGTVSRVVASKNPRFRVGELVLSRAGWQDYAVSDGEDLVPLGEMARPSLALGGLGMPAFTAYVGLLDMGQPKPGETVVVGAATGAVGAVVGQLARLKGARVVGIAGGPDKCRYAVEELGFDVCLDRHDSRLAQQLADACPDGIHVYFENVGGVVFDAVLPLLNIGARVTVCGVIAHYNDDAPASGPDRLPKTMSTVLQKRIRMQGLVILDHYADRYDAFRRDMGEWVDAGRVKLREDQVDGLESAPEAFIGLLQGRNFGKLVVRVAGD, from the coding sequence ATGCCGCAAAGCGATACCGGCAACCGCCGCATCGTCCTCGCCGCGCGTCCGCGCGGACTTCCGACACCCCGAGACTTTCGCATTGAGGAAACCTCCGTACCTACGCCAAGCGAAGGGCAGGTGCTGCTGCGCACGCTGTACCTCTCGCTCGACCCATACATGCGCGAGCTGATGAACGACGTCGGGCCGGCCTACGCGCCGTCGGTGCCGCTGGGCGAGACCATGGCGGGCGGCACGGTCAGCCGCGTCGTCGCCTCCAAGAATCCCCGGTTCCGTGTCGGTGAATTGGTGCTCAGCAGAGCGGGCTGGCAGGACTACGCGGTGTCGGACGGCGAGGACCTGGTCCCGCTCGGCGAGATGGCTCGGCCGTCACTGGCGTTGGGTGGACTCGGCATGCCCGCGTTCACCGCCTACGTCGGCCTGCTCGACATGGGCCAGCCCAAGCCGGGTGAAACCGTGGTCGTGGGCGCGGCGACGGGTGCGGTCGGCGCGGTGGTCGGGCAGCTCGCGAGACTCAAGGGCGCGCGCGTGGTCGGCATCGCTGGCGGCCCCGACAAGTGCCGCTATGCGGTTGAAGAGCTCGGGTTCGACGTCTGCCTCGACCGGCATGATTCGCGGTTGGCACAACAGCTCGCCGACGCTTGCCCGGACGGCATCCATGTCTACTTCGAGAACGTCGGCGGCGTGGTGTTCGACGCGGTGCTGCCGCTGCTCAACATCGGCGCTCGCGTGACGGTGTGCGGCGTGATTGCGCATTACAACGACGACGCGCCTGCGTCCGGCCCGGACCGCTTACCGAAGACGATGTCGACGGTGCTGCAGAAGCGCATCCGCATGCAGGGTCTGGTCATCCTCGACCACTACGCCGACCGCTACGATGCCTTCCGCCGAGACATGGGCGAGTGGGTCGATGCCGGCCGCGTGAAGCTGCGCGAGGACCAGGTCGACGGGTTGGAGAGCGCACCGGAGGCGTTCATCGGACTGCTTCAGGGACGCAACTTCGGCAAGCTCGTGGTGCGTGTCGCTGGCGATTGA
- a CDS encoding TetR/AcrR family transcriptional regulator, with protein MNATAAATDVRQHILEVARPLLLRKGFTAVGLTEILAAAQVPKGSFYHYFGSKEVFGEAVLEDYFAEYLARVDDLLAQPGTAAQRLLGYFRDWLDSQTGDEAQSRCLAVKLGAEVSDLSESMRAALERGTRGIIERLARCIDAGKADGSLRTAPDAQVAGAALYQTWLGASLLAKISRNRAPLDTAMAGTRHLLGLTQDL; from the coding sequence ATGAACGCGACCGCCGCCGCCACTGACGTCCGTCAGCACATTCTCGAAGTGGCCCGGCCGCTGCTGCTGCGCAAGGGCTTCACCGCGGTCGGGCTGACCGAAATCCTCGCGGCGGCGCAGGTGCCGAAGGGCTCGTTCTACCACTACTTCGGTTCCAAGGAGGTCTTCGGCGAGGCGGTGCTCGAGGACTACTTCGCCGAATACCTGGCGCGGGTGGACGACTTGTTGGCACAGCCGGGCACGGCCGCGCAGCGGTTGCTGGGCTACTTCCGCGACTGGCTCGACTCGCAGACCGGCGACGAGGCACAGAGCCGCTGTCTCGCGGTGAAGCTCGGCGCGGAGGTCAGCGACCTCTCCGAGAGCATGCGCGCGGCACTGGAGCGCGGCACCCGAGGCATCATCGAACGCCTCGCGCGCTGCATCGACGCGGGCAAGGCGGATGGCTCGCTCCGCACAGCGCCGGATGCACAAGTCGCTGGCGCCGCGCTCTACCAGACGTGGCTCGGCGCCAGCCTGCTGGCCAAGATTTCCCGCAACCGCGCGCCGCTGGACACGGCCATGGCCGGCACGCGGCATCTGCTGGGCCTGACGCAAGACCTCTGA
- a CDS encoding RNA polymerase sigma factor, which yields MADNEAVRALTRQAPPGFLSWVAVLVHEHRARLLALARSRGLDAEEALDAVQDSFISFCQLPEARAIAGVPEDSLKLLTVILQHNVQNRRRKHSRRQRARLLLEAAMAPGDDTTSEELIAQAEELARVNGCIIRMGRLQRSVVKLSLIDDQPREEVAKVLGISEGYVRVLVHRAREHLRNCGFPEDDGGPLVDEPWD from the coding sequence ATGGCCGACAACGAAGCAGTCCGGGCGCTGACGCGGCAGGCACCTCCGGGGTTCCTGAGCTGGGTGGCGGTCCTCGTGCACGAGCACCGCGCGAGGCTGCTGGCCCTGGCGCGCAGCCGGGGGCTGGACGCGGAGGAGGCGCTGGACGCGGTGCAGGACAGCTTCATCTCGTTCTGCCAACTGCCGGAGGCGCGGGCCATCGCGGGTGTGCCGGAGGACTCGCTGAAGCTGCTGACCGTCATCCTCCAGCACAACGTGCAGAACCGGAGGCGGAAGCACTCGCGAAGGCAGCGGGCGCGGTTGCTGCTCGAAGCGGCCATGGCTCCGGGCGATGACACGACGAGCGAGGAGCTGATTGCCCAGGCAGAGGAGCTGGCTCGGGTGAATGGCTGCATCATCCGCATGGGCCGGCTCCAGCGGAGCGTGGTGAAGCTGAGCCTCATCGATGACCAGCCGCGAGAGGAGGTCGCGAAGGTGCTCGGAATCTCCGAGGGCTACGTCCGTGTCCTCGTGCACCGGGCGCGGGAGCACCTGCGCAACTGCGGCTTCCCGGAGGACGACGGCGGGCCGCTGGTGGATGAGCCGTGGGACTGA
- a CDS encoding SDR family NAD(P)-dependent oxidoreductase, with translation MAGKVAIVTGASSGIGLGLTKTLVERGYSVVGTSRGATKSGALSASSRLALVDGDVGEASTARRVVDAALSRFGRVDLLVNNAGTFISKPFTDYTAEDYATLLSTNVAGFFHMTQAVLKQMVGQESGHVVNIGTSLARQPMAGVPGALAILTKGGIEAATRALAIEYAPHGVRVNTVAAGAIDTPMHTPDKHGFLETMSPANRVGTVPEVVDAVLYLDSAGFVSGEILHVDGGAHAGKW, from the coding sequence ATGGCAGGGAAGGTTGCAATCGTCACGGGTGCGTCGAGCGGCATCGGCCTGGGGCTCACGAAGACGCTGGTGGAGCGCGGGTACTCGGTGGTCGGCACGTCGCGAGGCGCGACGAAGTCAGGCGCGCTCTCCGCGTCGAGCCGGCTGGCACTGGTGGACGGCGACGTGGGCGAGGCATCCACGGCGAGGCGCGTGGTGGACGCGGCGCTGTCCCGCTTCGGCCGGGTGGACCTGCTGGTGAACAACGCTGGGACGTTCATCTCCAAGCCGTTCACCGACTACACGGCCGAGGACTACGCGACGCTGCTTTCGACGAACGTGGCGGGCTTCTTCCACATGACGCAGGCGGTGCTGAAGCAGATGGTGGGGCAGGAGTCGGGGCACGTGGTGAACATCGGGACGTCGCTCGCGCGGCAGCCGATGGCGGGAGTGCCCGGGGCGCTCGCCATCCTGACGAAGGGTGGCATCGAGGCAGCGACGCGGGCGCTGGCCATCGAGTACGCGCCGCACGGCGTGCGTGTGAACACGGTGGCGGCGGGAGCCATCGACACACCGATGCACACGCCGGACAAGCACGGCTTCCTCGAGACGATGAGCCCGGCGAATCGGGTGGGCACGGTGCCGGAGGTGGTGGACGCGGTGCTCTACCTCGACTCCGCGGGCTTCGTGTCCGGCGAAATCCTCCACGTGGACGGCGGTGCTCACGCGGGGAAGTGGTAG